In the Cydia splendana chromosome 2, ilCydSple1.2, whole genome shotgun sequence genome, one interval contains:
- the LOC134803706 gene encoding E3 ubiquitin-protein ligase RNF19B-like, protein MRRGSGGGGCGWGGGGGVFGRWSLRRLLLDSPLVGRRLAHTVLDQADTRPVKLSAVEQSQNRQQTTIEFIAEDEEGDVLECPLCLLVFSANNMVRLAWCAHRCCEPCMRQYLAIEIFEARVPVSCPACQENIHPLDVRRIVDNPVLYDKYEEFSVRRALAADPDTRWCPAPDCSFAVVATGCASCPKLTCLAPGCGASFCYHCKAAWHPTQTCDAARRSRAPPPRTPQPQHQDSDTGEVKPCPRCAVLIVKVEDGSCNHMVCCVCGAEFCWLCMKEVSDLHYLSPSGCTFWGKKPWSRKKKLLWQLGTLAGAPLGIAVVAGVALPALLVGLPLWAGRRAHRRLRRATVARRTAAVAAAVAAALLVSPIVAGLAVGIGVPILLFYVYGVVPVSLCRAGGCARRPEPDAVSRHIDPSIGDASLSAGSAAVELRAPSLAALAGSLAHEPHEPEPEPEPQRLEVTADVTADVASASWPDDLPSTSSRSARLKSLFLYGSAAPPDPEAPPPPPPGAAAPAELSAACETRLVRAAGVPAQHS, encoded by the exons TATTGGATCAAGCAGACACTCGGCCGGTGAAGCTGAGCGCCGTAGAGCAGTCGCAGAACAGGCAGCAGACCACCATAGAGTTCATCGCTGAGGACGAAGAG GGCGATGTATTGGAATGTCCGCTATGCCTGCTGGTGTTCAGCGCCAACAACATGGTACGGCTGGCGTGGTGCGCGCACCGCTGCTGCGAGCCCTGCATGCGGCAGTACCTCGCCATCGAGATCTTCGAGGCGCGCGTGCCCGTCAGCTGCCCCGCCTGCCAGGAGAACATCCACCCGCTAG ACGTCCGGCGCATCGTGGACAACCCGGTGTTATACGACAAGTACGAGGAGTTCTCGGTGCGGCGCGCGCTGGCGGCCGATCCCGACACGCGGTGGTGCCCCGCGCCCGACTGCAG TTTCGCGGTGGTGGCGACGGGGTGCGCGTCGTGCCCGAAGCTGACGTGCCTGGCGCCGGGCTGCGGCGCGTCCTTCTGCTACCACTGCAAGGCGGCGTGGCACCCCACGCAGACCTGCGACGCCGCGCGCCgctcgcgcgcgccgccgccgaggACGCCGCAGCCGCAGCACCAAGACTCGGACACGG GTGAAGTGAAGCCGTGCCCGCGCTGCGCCGTGCTGATCGTGAAGGTGGAAGATGGCTCCTGCAACCACATGGTGTGCTGCGTGTGCGGCGCTGAGTTCTGTTGGCTGTGCATGAAGGAAGTCTCCGACCTACATTACCTCAG TCCGAGCGGCTGTACATTCTGGGGCAAGAAGCCTTGGTCGCGCAAGAAGAAGCTGCTGTGGCAGCTGGGCACGCTGGCGGGCGCGCCGCTGGGCATCGCCGTGGTGGCGGGCGTGGCGCTGCCCGCGCTGCTGGTGGGGCTGCCGCTGTGGGCCGGCCGCCGGGCGCACCGCCGCCTGCGCCGCGCCACCGTCGCGCGCCGcaccgccgccgtcgccgccgccgtcgccgctgCG CTGCTTGTGTCGCCGATCGTGGCGGGGCTGGCGGTGGGCATCGGCGTGCCCATCCTGCTGTTCTACGTGTACGGCGTCGTGCCCGTGTCGCTGTGCCGCGCCGGCGGCTGCGCGCGCCGCCCCGAGCCCGACGCCGTGTCGCGCCACATCGACCCCAGCATCG GCGACGCATCGCTGTCGGCCGGGTCGGCGGCGGTCGAGCTGCGCGCGCCGTCGCTGGCCGCGCTCGCGGGCTCGCTGGCGCACGAGCCCCACGAGCCGGAGCCGGAGCCCGAGCCGCAGAGGCTCGAGGTGACGGCCGACGTGACGGCCGACGTCGCCAGCGCTAGCTGGCCCGACGACCTGCCCTCCACGTCGTCGCGCTCGGCGCGCCTCAAGAGCCTGTTCCTGTACGGGTCGGCGGCGCCGCCCGACCCCgaggcgccgccgccgccgccgccgggcgccGCCGCGCCGGCCGAGCTGAGCGCCGCCTGCGAGACGCGGCTGGTGCGCGCGGCTGGCGTGCCGGCGCAGCACTCGTAA